The following nucleotide sequence is from Mesobacillus jeotgali.
CTCGAAAAATTAGAATCTGTAAAAGGAAACCTGCATCCGCTGGAGAAGAGGCTTGCCGCGATTGAAGAGGAATTAAGCTCTTTGAACACAATGCTTCGTAATTTAT
It contains:
- a CDS encoding SE1832 family protein yields the protein MDKREIEYKIVELKDEYLQLQHNLEKLESVKGNLHPLEKRLAAIEEELSSLNTMLRNL